From the Blastopirellula marina genome, one window contains:
- a CDS encoding RimK family alpha-L-glutamate ligase has protein sequence MKLGILSCNRFCYSTRRLREAAEERGHEVKVLNTLKFAIDLEKGEPDLYFRSKQLSSYDAVLPRIGASITYFGTAVVRQFEQMDVFPANSSWGITNSRDKLRSLQILSRHHIGIPQTTFVRDRADILPAIDRVGGAPVVIKLIEGTQGVGVILADSVKIAEAIIETLHSTRQNVLVQKFVKESRGRDVRAFVVGDQVVAAMRRIAQGSEFRSNVHRGGLTETVELDERYRETAVRAAQIMGLRIAGVDMLESDSGPQVMEVNSSPGLEGIERCTKLDIAGAIVDYIAAQVDFPEIDIRQRLTVSRGYGVTEIHIPEGSEYCGKTIDESGLPDHDINVLTLYRGTSVIPNPRLKRVLEPGDRLLCFGKLDAMRGLIPEKIIKQRRPKIKKLSKAALEGS, from the coding sequence ATGAAGTTAGGAATTCTTTCCTGCAACCGGTTTTGTTACAGCACGCGCCGCTTGCGTGAAGCCGCTGAAGAGCGGGGACACGAAGTCAAGGTCCTCAATACACTTAAGTTTGCCATCGACCTTGAAAAGGGTGAACCGGACCTCTATTTTCGCTCGAAGCAGCTCAGCTCGTACGATGCCGTTCTGCCGCGGATTGGGGCTTCGATTACCTACTTCGGTACCGCCGTCGTGCGGCAGTTCGAACAGATGGATGTCTTCCCGGCAAACAGCTCGTGGGGGATTACCAACTCGCGCGATAAACTGCGCAGCCTGCAGATCCTCAGCCGCCACCACATCGGGATTCCGCAAACAACCTTCGTGCGCGACCGGGCCGACATTCTACCGGCGATCGATCGCGTGGGTGGGGCTCCGGTGGTGATCAAGCTGATCGAAGGAACTCAGGGGGTTGGCGTGATTCTGGCCGACTCGGTGAAGATTGCCGAGGCCATTATCGAAACGCTTCACAGCACCCGGCAGAACGTCCTGGTGCAGAAGTTTGTGAAGGAAAGTCGCGGCCGTGACGTTCGTGCTTTCGTGGTGGGAGACCAGGTGGTGGCCGCCATGCGGCGGATTGCCCAGGGAAGCGAATTCCGCAGCAACGTTCACCGAGGGGGCCTGACCGAAACGGTCGAGCTAGACGAACGCTACCGCGAAACGGCCGTGCGTGCCGCTCAGATTATGGGCCTGCGTATCGCTGGTGTCGATATGCTGGAGAGCGACTCGGGGCCTCAAGTGATGGAGGTGAACTCGTCGCCTGGCCTGGAAGGGATCGAACGCTGTACCAAGCTCGACATCGCCGGTGCCATTGTGGATTACATCGCCGCTCAGGTCGATTTCCCTGAGATCGATATCCGCCAACGCCTGACCGTTAGCCGCGGCTATGGCGTGACCGAGATCCACATCCCCGAAGGCTCGGAATACTGTGGCAAAACGATCGACGAGTCGGGCCTGCCTGACCACGACATCAACGTGCTGACCCTCTATCGCGGCACGTCGGTAATCCCGAACCCACGCCTGAAGCGAGTGCTGGAACCAGGAGACCGCCTGCTGTGCTTTGGCAAGCTGGATGCGATGCGAGGTCTGATCCCTGAGAAGATCATCAAGCAGCGACGACCGAAAATCAAGAAGCTGTCGAAGGCTGCCTTAGAAGGCAGTTAA
- a CDS encoding phage integrase SAM-like domain-containing protein: MNYAEYCKANGIPLDLTPHTPRNCWKKYKGGDTFYFKHPLTKEGYRAALEEWILTKAKFSGERPNAQVYQHHQELFGKVVQYYEAFGTPADERALHKDVTSFLEFLAECLTQPYLSDTVTVMQFFKDHPAFKAEFMELPYSSLGMPIYDLPEKWKDRIARMEPIKLDKVPQTVSHWVDAYLDRVKDRLARKRSGSNRGHKLANFKNYADLQAHISIINNDYVEAYHRHLEKSALATDSKKGYFATFKMMVRWCGRQTQCDLTTPSNLDSKEFGFHEPKGVGRKRMEKKKLLWSKQEFDLALMLPEPYRCYCLLMLNCGFRHVDISELQHGDIHWEESRIVIQRNKLNQLATAPVISYPLWEKTIEAIHAARENMPDDPTYVFRNESGGPIEGALKTWWTRNKHDRHLGQKRLDMLRKTGSTIIAKWDRMLDELYLGEALGTTARIHYSFTDGEPCQSLDKAIAHLGAQFGLAEEPTQTVELSAAALEVLKQIQKTGKATKKAIASLQQLDL, translated from the coding sequence ATGAATTACGCCGAATACTGCAAAGCCAATGGCATTCCCCTTGACCTGACACCACACACTCCACGCAACTGCTGGAAAAAGTACAAGGGAGGAGATACCTTCTATTTCAAGCATCCGCTGACGAAGGAGGGATACCGTGCGGCATTGGAGGAATGGATTCTGACCAAGGCCAAATTTAGTGGTGAACGACCGAATGCTCAGGTGTATCAACACCATCAAGAACTGTTCGGAAAGGTCGTTCAATACTACGAGGCTTTTGGAACACCAGCCGATGAGCGTGCATTACACAAGGATGTTACATCGTTCCTAGAGTTTCTGGCCGAATGTCTGACCCAGCCATATCTGTCAGACACCGTTACGGTAATGCAGTTCTTCAAGGATCATCCAGCGTTCAAGGCAGAATTCATGGAACTGCCTTATTCCTCACTTGGAATGCCAATCTACGATCTGCCAGAGAAATGGAAGGATCGTATTGCACGAATGGAACCCATCAAGTTGGACAAGGTTCCTCAAACCGTCAGTCATTGGGTGGATGCTTATTTGGATCGTGTCAAGGATCGTTTAGCCCGCAAACGATCAGGTTCGAACCGAGGACATAAACTAGCCAACTTCAAAAACTATGCCGACCTGCAAGCACACATTTCGATCATAAATAACGACTACGTGGAGGCATACCATCGGCATTTGGAGAAAAGTGCATTGGCGACGGATTCCAAAAAGGGATATTTCGCCACCTTCAAGATGATGGTTCGCTGGTGTGGTCGCCAAACACAATGTGACCTGACAACACCAAGCAACCTCGACAGCAAAGAGTTTGGGTTTCACGAACCCAAGGGCGTTGGTCGCAAACGAATGGAAAAGAAGAAGCTCCTTTGGAGCAAACAAGAATTCGATTTGGCTTTGATGCTTCCCGAGCCATATCGCTGTTATTGTTTGTTGATGCTCAACTGCGGTTTTCGACATGTTGATATCTCCGAATTGCAGCATGGAGATATCCACTGGGAGGAAAGTCGAATCGTCATCCAACGAAATAAGCTGAACCAATTGGCAACGGCACCGGTGATCTCGTATCCACTGTGGGAGAAGACAATCGAAGCTATCCACGCAGCACGTGAGAACATGCCAGATGATCCAACCTACGTGTTTCGCAATGAAAGCGGCGGACCTATCGAAGGTGCATTAAAAACGTGGTGGACCCGCAATAAGCATGATCGCCATCTTGGACAGAAACGTTTGGATATGCTTCGCAAAACTGGCAGCACAATTATTGCCAAGTGGGATCGAATGTTGGACGAGCTATATCTCGGTGAAGCCCTTGGCACGACAGCCAGAATTCACTACAGCTTCACTGATGGAGAGCCATGCCAGTCGTTGGACAAAGCTATCGCACACCTCGGAGCACAATTTGGTCTTGCCGAAGAACCAACGCAGACCGTTGAGCTTTCTGCCGCAGCATTGGAAGTGCTCAAGCAAATTCAAAAGACTGGCAAAGCCACTAAGAAGGCAATCGCCTCACTTCAGCAATTGGACCTCTAA
- a CDS encoding ATP-dependent zinc protease: MPSKAQPVKLPIIGWREWVQLPQLGIAKVKAKIDTGARSSSLHAYDLKYEEREGKQWVRFKVHTRQRSTSEKVEAESQVLEFRKVRSSNGQVTKRPVILTKVEILGQLFEIELTLANRDSMGFRMLLGREAIRGRILVDSGASYLSGVPKRLKGKGGTKAKGTKRPSVKTENDAT; the protein is encoded by the coding sequence ATGCCTTCGAAAGCACAACCGGTCAAGCTGCCGATCATCGGATGGCGCGAGTGGGTACAACTTCCCCAGCTCGGGATTGCCAAGGTGAAGGCCAAGATCGACACCGGTGCCCGATCTTCCTCGCTGCATGCTTACGATCTGAAGTATGAAGAGCGGGAAGGCAAGCAGTGGGTGCGATTCAAAGTCCACACACGTCAGCGCAGCACAAGCGAAAAGGTCGAGGCCGAAAGCCAGGTACTTGAGTTTCGCAAGGTCCGCAGCTCGAACGGCCAGGTAACCAAAAGACCGGTGATTCTGACGAAGGTCGAGATTCTGGGGCAATTGTTCGAGATTGAACTGACCCTGGCCAATCGCGATTCCATGGGCTTTCGCATGCTGTTGGGTCGTGAAGCAATCCGAGGACGCATTCTGGTCGATTCGGGGGCCTCGTATCTGTCAGGCGTCCCCAAACGGCTCAAAGGGAAGGGGGGGACAAAGGCCAAGGGCACAAAGCGACCATCTGTTAAGACTGAAAACGATGCCACCTAG
- a CDS encoding DEAD/DEAH box helicase family protein codes for MSSTTSKDKSRHGVVEGVHHTVKRRLVRGKECATADILLRPSQLEAYAALKQSDYGILNAPTGWGKSAVLCTLAGDDLLTNPERKVVFCIPQRVIAKGFVGETRIEVPGHGKLNWKVDHDLCGDSTNKIQQIHRFLLEPAMASVSGRILVTTHQGLAIAFGKLPPDQFVEAIFNTTFVIDEAHHVQAAERTGNQLGELVTKIVDCDEPSTRILLTTAYFFRGDKLPILQDRQFELFQRHLVPFDDHWRNLKYLSSYRYDFVAFKGTVWKSLDGLLSESQEPTIIYCPQEGHRLLLGSSKETFTKRVIDLIRRKFGATLWTPKWKPSRPIILDLVDTQNRAEKVKFAMEHGDKIAVILTVGMFREGADWRQAQRVIDLIPTGSDQDRNQRFGRLIRDHPEKQSVSYFSFFPQVTSHKDGKQREELTRLYAHFHASLVLENALAPINVMPKTQHKGTKKSEKERPTNLLGQFNEQTQEAIISDCHEALLQLHTEADSSGATVPYGDAREAMIQVLRRHGVTQNEEPLAKQVVLMLRRRVNLKLPVAELVKAGFDKVWSTEALDGIRLYSAGFGGPDSFDEIRRVILDVFNSQWLDMYQQIRKLVALPTPQHHAYWWIQNNKSFYRDGRLSEERVRLLEEIPWWEWQRTVRDRWNEQFKQLKGLENCPPAGTKEYDWVRHQRRMQEKNSLPAERKQKLESIPWWTWNNYSRQFDVRLAQLRRLRRFPKSRTPEYEFAKYFRRRKQQGKLEQERIKELEAIPWWSW; via the coding sequence ATGAGTAGCACCACAAGCAAAGACAAGTCGCGACACGGTGTCGTTGAAGGAGTTCACCATACAGTTAAAAGACGGCTGGTCAGAGGGAAGGAATGTGCCACCGCTGACATCCTTTTGCGGCCATCGCAACTGGAAGCCTATGCCGCGTTAAAGCAGTCTGATTACGGTATCCTAAACGCTCCAACTGGATGGGGAAAGAGTGCCGTTCTCTGTACGCTCGCAGGGGACGACCTGCTAACGAATCCAGAACGCAAAGTGGTCTTCTGTATTCCGCAGAGAGTCATTGCGAAAGGGTTTGTCGGTGAAACTCGCATCGAGGTTCCCGGCCATGGCAAGCTCAACTGGAAGGTTGATCATGATCTCTGTGGCGACTCAACGAATAAGATTCAACAGATTCATCGTTTCCTGTTGGAGCCCGCCATGGCGTCGGTCTCTGGCAGAATACTCGTCACAACTCATCAAGGGCTGGCGATTGCATTTGGAAAGTTGCCACCAGACCAGTTCGTCGAGGCTATTTTCAATACAACTTTTGTAATTGATGAAGCCCATCATGTTCAGGCTGCGGAGCGAACCGGCAATCAGCTTGGCGAACTGGTCACCAAGATTGTGGACTGCGATGAACCGTCAACACGTATTCTGTTAACCACTGCCTATTTCTTTCGTGGCGACAAACTGCCGATCTTGCAAGATCGGCAGTTTGAATTGTTCCAACGTCATCTGGTACCGTTCGACGATCACTGGCGTAATTTGAAATATCTGTCGTCTTATCGGTATGATTTTGTCGCCTTCAAAGGAACCGTCTGGAAATCGTTGGATGGTCTGCTCTCAGAGAGCCAAGAGCCGACAATTATCTATTGTCCCCAAGAAGGACACCGTCTGTTGTTGGGCAGTTCCAAAGAAACGTTCACGAAGCGAGTTATCGATCTGATAAGGCGAAAGTTCGGAGCGACATTATGGACTCCGAAATGGAAACCGAGTCGTCCAATTATTCTCGATCTTGTCGACACCCAGAATCGCGCCGAAAAAGTGAAGTTTGCGATGGAGCATGGAGATAAGATCGCCGTAATTCTTACGGTCGGTATGTTTCGCGAAGGTGCCGACTGGCGACAAGCCCAGCGCGTCATTGACTTGATTCCTACCGGATCAGACCAAGATCGCAATCAGCGATTCGGCCGCCTCATTCGTGACCATCCCGAGAAGCAGTCCGTGAGCTACTTTTCATTCTTCCCACAGGTAACCAGTCACAAGGATGGAAAGCAACGCGAAGAGTTGACCAGACTCTATGCACATTTTCATGCATCACTCGTGCTTGAGAATGCTTTGGCTCCGATCAATGTGATGCCAAAGACCCAGCACAAAGGAACGAAGAAGAGTGAAAAGGAAAGGCCGACCAACCTGTTGGGGCAGTTCAATGAGCAAACCCAAGAGGCAATTATCAGTGATTGTCACGAGGCATTGCTACAACTGCATACCGAGGCCGACTCGTCAGGTGCAACCGTACCGTATGGAGATGCTAGAGAGGCAATGATTCAGGTGCTTAGACGCCACGGAGTCACTCAAAATGAGGAACCGCTCGCCAAGCAGGTGGTCCTCATGCTTCGGCGACGCGTGAACCTCAAACTGCCGGTTGCTGAACTCGTTAAGGCAGGTTTCGATAAGGTATGGTCAACGGAAGCTCTTGATGGCATCCGACTTTATTCTGCCGGGTTTGGTGGTCCTGATTCATTCGACGAAATTCGACGGGTCATTCTCGATGTCTTCAACTCCCAGTGGCTGGATATGTACCAGCAGATCAGAAAGCTTGTCGCCCTGCCAACTCCCCAGCATCACGCCTACTGGTGGATTCAAAACAACAAGAGCTTCTATCGCGATGGTCGACTCTCCGAGGAACGCGTCCGCCTTCTTGAAGAAATTCCATGGTGGGAATGGCAACGCACCGTTCGTGATCGCTGGAATGAACAATTCAAGCAATTGAAAGGGCTTGAAAATTGTCCGCCAGCCGGAACCAAAGAATACGACTGGGTACGGCATCAGCGACGAATGCAAGAGAAGAACTCGCTTCCAGCAGAGCGAAAACAAAAGCTGGAATCTATTCCATGGTGGACGTGGAACAATTATTCGCGGCAGTTTGATGTCCGATTGGCTCAGCTACGACGACTTCGTCGCTTCCCAAAGTCCCGCACGCCTGAGTACGAGTTCGCCAAGTATTTCCGCAGGCGAAAGCAGCAGGGGAAACTTGAACAAGAGCGGATCAAGGAGTTGGAAGCGATTCCGTGGTGGTCATGGTAA
- a CDS encoding glycoside hydrolase family 2 TIM barrel-domain containing protein, with amino-acid sequence MKWLWILSFLLTFTATQRLSAAEVKIAETKNGFQLLVDQKPFSIKGAGGDGDQALLAASGANSLRTWGIGNDTEARLDEAQKNGLKVALGIWLGHARHGFNYEDPAQVAKQLADTKAAVLKFKDHPALLLWGVGNEMEGFEATTDPQVWQAVNDIAKMIGEIDPHHPTMTVIAEIGGDKLPSIKKYCPDIDIVGINSYGGVQSIPERFAKARLEKPYVVTEFGPPGTWEIQNNEWGVPPELSSTEKANIYRAAYQKLAADPHCLGSFAFTWGFKQEATATWFGMFLPDGTKVAAVDAMTEAWSGQPPANLCPRIDQLEVVGKPIAEPNTTIEARLKVVDPEGKQPQVKWVLFREMDEFNTMGDYRPAPPTFPEAITKASSTGATVKMPQVPGRYRLFAYVHDGDGGGAVANVPLKVAGEVSMEDLARGRKVPVPFIIYADDMNGSPYVPAGYMGEASAIHLNEQSTSEPHSGKTCLQVTYNKGDGWGGVVWQSPANDWGDRPGGFDLSAADTLEFWARGEQGGEKVKFGFGLIDRDKPFYDTAKGEIEVTLKKEWQSFKIPLVRYNAGRIKTGFYWTLGGQGKPVMFYLDDIAFTKSEQ; translated from the coding sequence ATGAAGTGGCTTTGGATTCTCTCATTCCTACTAACCTTTACGGCAACCCAACGTTTGAGTGCTGCCGAGGTGAAGATTGCCGAGACCAAGAATGGGTTTCAGCTTCTCGTCGATCAAAAGCCGTTCTCTATCAAAGGAGCCGGTGGGGATGGCGACCAAGCGCTACTCGCCGCATCAGGTGCGAACTCGTTGCGTACCTGGGGCATCGGCAACGATACTGAGGCCCGGTTGGACGAAGCCCAGAAAAATGGCCTGAAAGTGGCCCTGGGAATCTGGCTAGGGCATGCCCGACATGGATTCAACTACGAAGACCCTGCCCAGGTAGCCAAGCAGTTGGCCGACACGAAGGCAGCCGTTTTGAAGTTCAAAGACCATCCGGCTCTGCTTTTGTGGGGTGTCGGCAACGAAATGGAAGGCTTCGAAGCCACCACCGATCCGCAAGTCTGGCAAGCCGTGAACGATATCGCCAAGATGATCGGCGAAATCGACCCGCACCATCCCACGATGACCGTGATTGCCGAGATCGGTGGCGACAAGTTGCCGTCGATCAAGAAATACTGCCCTGACATCGACATCGTCGGAATCAACAGTTACGGCGGCGTGCAATCGATTCCCGAGCGGTTTGCCAAGGCCAGACTCGAAAAGCCGTATGTCGTCACGGAATTCGGCCCGCCGGGTACGTGGGAGATTCAAAACAACGAGTGGGGCGTTCCGCCGGAATTAAGCAGTACCGAGAAAGCGAACATCTATCGCGCAGCCTACCAGAAGCTGGCAGCCGATCCCCATTGCCTCGGATCGTTCGCGTTCACATGGGGTTTTAAACAGGAAGCCACCGCAACGTGGTTCGGCATGTTCCTACCCGATGGAACGAAGGTGGCTGCCGTCGATGCCATGACCGAGGCCTGGTCCGGCCAGCCACCGGCGAATTTGTGCCCGCGGATTGATCAGTTGGAAGTCGTGGGCAAGCCAATCGCCGAGCCGAACACGACCATCGAGGCCCGCCTGAAAGTTGTCGATCCGGAAGGAAAGCAGCCGCAAGTCAAATGGGTTTTATTCCGCGAGATGGACGAGTTCAACACGATGGGAGACTATCGCCCAGCGCCACCCACTTTCCCGGAAGCGATCACCAAGGCCAGCTCAACCGGCGCGACCGTGAAGATGCCGCAAGTTCCGGGCAGGTATCGACTGTTCGCTTACGTTCACGATGGGGACGGTGGCGGTGCGGTCGCGAACGTACCGCTGAAAGTCGCAGGAGAGGTCTCAATGGAAGACCTGGCCCGAGGCCGCAAGGTTCCGGTTCCCTTCATCATCTACGCCGACGACATGAATGGTTCTCCCTATGTTCCTGCTGGTTATATGGGAGAAGCGTCCGCGATCCACCTGAACGAGCAATCGACGAGCGAGCCTCACTCCGGCAAAACGTGTCTCCAAGTCACCTACAATAAAGGGGATGGCTGGGGTGGCGTTGTGTGGCAAAGTCCCGCCAATGATTGGGGCGATCGACCTGGCGGCTTCGATCTGAGCGCCGCAGATACGCTTGAGTTTTGGGCCCGCGGCGAGCAAGGTGGCGAGAAGGTCAAGTTCGGCTTCGGTCTGATCGATCGCGACAAGCCGTTCTACGATACCGCTAAAGGCGAGATCGAAGTCACGCTGAAAAAAGAGTGGCAATCGTTCAAAATCCCCCTCGTTCGCTACAACGCCGGAAGAATCAAAACAGGCTTCTACTGGACTCTCGGCGGACAAGGCAAACCGGTGATGTTCTATCTAGACGACATCGCGTTTACCAAGTCAGAGCAATGA
- a CDS encoding ParB/RepB/Spo0J family partition protein, with the protein MTANDDPYRIFPKATPEQRAELASSIEAVGLRNPVVIDEHKQVIDGHERRDICIELKLDWLAGADVRIGLSDPQKKALAIDLNMWRRPLNLSQKLRAELIEVYLIANPHLSETVVAEIFAVNQSTVHRIKKRLMQLHKLSPVTSTIGKDGVERKVGNRDARLILKSEREFDNLGPSLQELAGDLHGLVRRPMKLHSMANRKRKLQEVTEVSALPPSIDLRHCDFRDLEIEEGSADLVLTDVVWSAECTKDWRDLARLATRWLKPESLFVTIIGQAGMYKFVDAVRDHLKPRWTIAIRFKEARRSRTNGIIEHWRPALVMGRTGNEPLYCCDLIEMPSFAKDYHDWQQSLDVAMELIRRLSRPGATIVDPHLGTGTNAVAVSLAGEGRTFIGCDIDENQVRTARYRVATEGNVGVGDSITETEPDVIVG; encoded by the coding sequence ATGACTGCAAATGACGATCCGTACCGAATATTCCCCAAGGCAACACCAGAACAGCGAGCCGAACTGGCATCGTCCATTGAGGCGGTTGGGTTACGAAATCCTGTCGTCATCGACGAACACAAGCAGGTGATTGATGGCCATGAGCGTCGAGACATTTGCATAGAGCTGAAACTTGATTGGCTGGCCGGCGCAGATGTACGAATTGGGCTTAGTGATCCTCAAAAGAAAGCACTCGCCATCGACTTAAACATGTGGCGACGACCACTCAATTTGAGTCAAAAGCTTCGCGCAGAACTAATTGAGGTGTATCTGATTGCCAATCCGCATCTTTCGGAAACGGTAGTTGCAGAGATATTCGCGGTGAACCAATCGACCGTTCATCGAATAAAGAAGCGACTTATGCAATTGCATAAGTTGTCACCGGTAACCTCGACAATTGGGAAAGACGGGGTTGAGCGAAAGGTTGGCAATCGTGACGCGCGTTTGATCCTAAAAAGCGAAAGAGAGTTCGATAATTTGGGGCCAAGCCTCCAAGAACTTGCTGGTGATCTGCACGGACTCGTTCGCCGTCCGATGAAGCTCCATAGCATGGCGAATCGAAAACGGAAGTTGCAGGAAGTGACGGAGGTTTCTGCGCTACCTCCAAGCATTGACCTGAGACACTGCGATTTTCGGGACTTGGAAATCGAAGAAGGAAGTGCTGATCTCGTACTAACCGATGTCGTGTGGTCAGCAGAATGCACCAAGGATTGGCGTGATTTAGCGAGACTTGCGACACGCTGGTTAAAGCCAGAATCACTCTTTGTAACGATCATCGGTCAGGCCGGAATGTACAAATTCGTGGATGCAGTGCGGGACCACCTTAAGCCTCGCTGGACCATCGCTATTAGGTTTAAGGAGGCTCGACGGTCTCGCACCAACGGAATCATCGAACATTGGCGTCCTGCGTTAGTAATGGGCAGAACCGGCAACGAACCACTGTATTGCTGCGACCTGATCGAGATGCCCAGCTTTGCGAAGGACTACCACGATTGGCAGCAATCTCTCGATGTCGCCATGGAATTAATAAGACGATTATCAAGACCGGGAGCGACAATCGTTGACCCTCACCTTGGCACCGGGACTAATGCCGTGGCAGTCTCATTGGCTGGGGAAGGTCGCACGTTTATTGGCTGCGACATCGACGAGAACCAAGTGCGAACTGCAAGATACCGGGTGGCAACTGAGGGAAACGTGGGCGTTGGCGACAGCATTACTGAGACAGAACCAGACGTAATTGTTGGTTAA
- a CDS encoding sugar O-acetyltransferase — protein sequence MPTEREKMLRGAMYRADDPELVAARTRARALCYQLNHDLRTDTNARKQLLTDLLGSGGDSAHIEPPFRCDYGSHIYLGEEVYFNFNCVVLDVCRVTIGDHTLIGPSVQIYTATHPMNAELRRKEEFGQPITIGSDVWIGGGAILCPGITIGDRTVIGAGSVVTKDLPPDVFAAGNPCRVIRAIDQDAND from the coding sequence ATGCCGACCGAACGTGAAAAGATGCTCCGCGGCGCGATGTATCGGGCAGACGATCCCGAACTGGTCGCGGCCCGCACCAGGGCTCGTGCCCTTTGTTATCAGCTCAATCACGATCTCCGCACCGATACCAACGCCCGCAAGCAGCTTCTTACCGACCTCCTCGGTTCCGGAGGAGACTCGGCCCACATCGAGCCCCCGTTTCGATGCGACTACGGCAGTCACATCTACCTGGGCGAGGAGGTCTATTTCAACTTTAACTGCGTCGTGCTGGACGTCTGCCGGGTCACCATCGGCGACCACACGCTGATTGGGCCATCGGTGCAGATCTACACCGCTACGCACCCAATGAATGCAGAGCTTCGCCGTAAGGAAGAGTTTGGCCAACCCATCACGATTGGCTCCGACGTCTGGATCGGCGGCGGAGCGATCCTGTGTCCAGGCATAACAATCGGCGACCGAACCGTCATTGGCGCGGGAAGTGTCGTGACGAAAGACTTGCCGCCGGATGTCTTCGCCGCTGGCAATCCTTGCCGGGTTATTCGTGCGATCGACCAAGACGCTAACGATTAG
- a CDS encoding M48 family metalloprotease, which translates to MKIGFRCRHCHQKLTISVSAAGSRQKCPRCLEEIVVPAPPSQPSNDHPGATQHRGDPLSEATSTETWKSTPQRTLRLPTQRAEHFEKCSPLSVPSFPEDGLRILKSFGPPVEKTKPTWTYKLGVAVVALVMITLPLIYFTFVGSICYATYWYFSQGQYWLFPGMVGPLPYFVGTAIATISSVVVFFLLKPILARPANVARTRSITSQSDPMLFAFVSRVCDVVGAPFPSRIDVTYDVNASASFRSGLGSILKGNDLVLTIGVPLVGSLTMRQFAGVLAHEFGHFGQGTGMRLTYIIRSINEWFARVVFQRDEWDRCLDMLCGPEFLPLSVITWPARSCVWLSRQLLRLLMNIGLLVGGFLLREMEFDADRYEARVAGSNEFAETSWRIQLASYAWLHAQSQISQLAERDILINDVALLVRHHIASMSDAIKEQIHRDIKSGKSGLFDSHPCEAARFQNAQRENAPGIFTLDEDATKLFADFESMAKNVTWDLYCQYLRRSVKKKTLQDTQTVLMRYRIGVGTVRPWNEPDYY; encoded by the coding sequence ATGAAGATAGGATTTCGCTGCCGTCATTGCCATCAAAAGCTGACTATCTCGGTATCCGCCGCAGGGAGTCGTCAAAAGTGTCCCCGCTGCCTGGAAGAAATCGTCGTTCCTGCCCCTCCTTCGCAGCCATCGAACGATCACCCCGGAGCCACACAGCACCGGGGAGATCCGCTCAGCGAAGCGACGTCGACTGAAACGTGGAAGTCCACGCCACAGCGTACGCTACGGCTCCCTACGCAGCGTGCCGAGCACTTCGAGAAGTGTTCGCCCCTGAGCGTTCCGAGCTTTCCCGAAGACGGTTTGCGGATTCTTAAGTCGTTCGGGCCACCGGTCGAAAAGACCAAGCCCACATGGACCTACAAGCTGGGCGTGGCGGTGGTGGCGCTGGTGATGATCACGTTGCCGCTGATCTATTTCACGTTTGTCGGCAGCATCTGTTACGCGACTTATTGGTACTTCTCCCAAGGTCAGTACTGGCTGTTTCCTGGCATGGTGGGGCCGCTCCCTTACTTCGTGGGAACAGCGATCGCGACGATTAGTAGCGTAGTGGTTTTCTTTCTGCTCAAGCCAATCCTCGCGCGTCCTGCGAACGTGGCCCGAACGCGGAGCATTACCTCGCAAAGCGATCCAATGCTGTTCGCGTTTGTCTCGCGCGTGTGCGATGTGGTCGGCGCGCCGTTTCCCTCGCGAATCGATGTCACGTACGACGTCAACGCATCGGCCAGTTTTCGCTCGGGCCTGGGAAGCATCCTCAAAGGGAACGACCTGGTTCTGACCATCGGTGTGCCGCTTGTCGGCTCGTTGACCATGCGGCAGTTCGCTGGTGTACTGGCCCACGAGTTCGGGCACTTCGGCCAGGGAACCGGGATGCGGCTGACCTATATCATTCGTTCGATCAACGAATGGTTTGCGCGGGTTGTCTTTCAACGCGATGAATGGGACAGGTGCCTGGACATGCTGTGCGGGCCCGAGTTCCTGCCGTTGTCGGTCATTACCTGGCCAGCGCGTTCGTGCGTGTGGTTGTCGCGGCAGTTGCTGCGATTGCTGATGAATATCGGCCTTCTCGTGGGCGGATTTCTGCTGCGAGAAATGGAATTCGATGCCGATCGGTACGAAGCACGCGTTGCCGGAAGTAACGAGTTCGCCGAGACCAGCTGGCGGATTCAGTTGGCCAGCTATGCCTGGCTGCATGCTCAGTCGCAGATTTCGCAGCTTGCCGAACGCGACATCCTGATCAATGACGTGGCGCTGCTGGTGCGGCACCATATTGCGAGCATGTCGGACGCGATCAAAGAGCAGATCCACCGCGACATCAAGTCAGGCAAAAGCGGGCTGTTCGATTCCCATCCGTGCGAAGCGGCTCGTTTTCAAAACGCCCAACGCGAGAACGCCCCTGGTATTTTCACGCTGGACGAAGACGCCACGAAACTGTTTGCCGACTTTGAGTCGATGGCCAAAAACGTGACGTGGGATCTGTACTGCCAATATCTGCGCCGCAGCGTGAAAAAGAAGACTTTGCAGGATACGCAAACGGTGCTGATGCGGTATCGAATTGGTGTGGGCACGGTCCGCCCATGGAATGAACCCGACTACTATTAG